A region from the Cryptococcus gattii WM276 chromosome H, complete sequence genome encodes:
- a CDS encoding uncharacterized protein (Similar to TIGR gene model, INSD accession AAW45632.1) — MSFIGSGELEHRITQLQRQLSHKDHELNSIKNEQLKKHEDLEEAKRAKQTAEYKLRDEADRALKAENDSLAKTNELAQLKLKLSNLEASLMQTSEKLKKEEKEKTKIQDALDEALSRGSDGAAMQIKIQQARIKQLEDNLRKAEDEKDKLRHQASSGDSWGSDEPLSHRERNRLMALQNENAELKTKLESLSSQNLITSDSLNPESPQKRSKPRASVTAADLRDLETQVDNLKMQLANTKREYDKAINEKLAAEVSARKTAERFENEMYELNGELEYYRRSDGGADMKQMDELKKAAQAARAEKEELSKQLAEKEQEIGRQVSEMAKLEKEAQLVQKLKEELEEGKQSRQQLEAASNSASFVDEASLAKINALEVELVRAKAVSTAGGSRSGDFELRQVRRDLQKALRSKEYLESLVKENDELLAEKDEELARMRAAIPLPGSPSLSPQTSDPGLVEALEEEKAALVEDLEKQAHKYEEEIMRIEVQLAERTRELGVLRESEQLLRGQYLRGQTEIENIKAQHQSITVDLQNARNDLSVKEANAQQVIEQLAQAQATLNEHQAASASAREEASATAGQLNVLRVSLENKTRELEEALQQRKTLEASLASRSDDDAEFDEHVLSIKGLQDEISRVSQELSDSAAANAQLITRLAVSEEIREAAEKMVQELEQKVSDSQQKAEVSMEELEVYRAQSKETISSLNTQLETLNAELTSLEQLIQDKTTELADVNALSERTNCRLAESDATVATLRNEIAQLGDKVVRESNEERIQLRKEKEALKQALQLAKEEHESKFAAIQADSQRALSNSQTRIDTFQNSIQDIPRPNTKKDVYEIQKLEEKIGRLRIERDELRHNISFVQNERHFAVRAANAEKETAIEEVGKAREELKRKSAVCERLQEEIEECRAALAKKDGEIGSAIATTQEAANEKEKLANQLANLEHELSLSREAASIQQARISELESQLQAQEDNLRKVEARAEVLQTELTNVLHHVAQSKKLSDRPESRGSVPEEEDGDLPKDLAATVPSENRRHSHRRSTSGMSITMLQNLQTERNLQAKIDRRDARITLLANDLSKAKANLTLLQSAQEETMVENAELEEERERLLSQLHEIRAQEADPKALQDSILALILHHRYVRDLESQLRLARETLRRSREAERQSLASETEAKEKNVANDKRIAELEYEKTEVETQLQSAKASEGLVRKELEDARAAVDNLRSQLTKAESASVLAAESVLSFATAEAQIAEKKEHIREIAAQNAELVSKLEKLEEELATNNLEKEAKTEALASKVAELERKVAEEGAELERVTQEKEQLLEELTAAEKALADGFADAETQKETLETTRRELDERLAQLGHDMEGKSSELEEMINKSNALVAELAVEQSKSRHAVVALEEHQGTISQLQNDISTLQKASQDVDSERQTLRAQMSDFEEKVAAAEQRIRELHAEVDQCVGETEQVKKELVDVSSQLEKTLAEKEDLKAERAREMEQAAEARMGMEKVLAEREQEINKLTNDLRITHDELTAATNKFEQAVEEFASRQADMDNLKAENMKVKQDLAKATISSVSTGDKQLVADLKERIEDLEASLTQKNQEVDEADDQTREAFKANAKLERKIGKLQRQLDQAQLELNTALNKLMGSQPVAPAPVARSQPAPLVTAQRMAMPPPPIPTTAPPQSPALSTTTTRTPHTIIPNIFSPPTAPSSGQKRLREADDAELVPKPAEAIMVPPASVISPRKPLGTRPRFTPQRGISDKAYVSMPIGVNANMAGEKAVDGLKKPIDAGRNIFARPPSVSNDPIKRTGFPEPPTRTPFGTMPRNPS, encoded by the exons ATGTCTTTCATAGGATCCGGTGAGCTCGAACACAGGATTACCCAGCTTCAGAGGCAATTAAGCCATAAAG ATCATGAATTAAATTCCATCAAGAATGAACAGTTGAAGAAGCATGAGGATTTGGAAGAGGCGAAGAGAGCGAAGCAAACTGCAGAGTACAAG CTGCGCGATGAAGCAGATCGAGCATTGAAAGCGGAGAATGATTCACTGGCGAAGACAAAT GAACTAGCCCAGCTTAAGCTCAAATTATCCAATCTTGAGGCCAGCTTAATGCAGACATCAGAAAAgttgaagaaagaagagaaggagaagacAAAGATTCAGGATG CACTGGACGAAGCTTTGTCAAGAGGATCCGACGGAGCGGCTATGCAGATTAAGATTCAACAAGCAAGAATTAAACAGTTGGAAGATAACTTGAGGAAggcagaagatgaaaaggaCAAGTTGAGGCACCAAGCATCTTCAGGGGACTCGTGGGGATCAGATGAG CCTTTAAGTCATCGAGAGCGGAACCGACTAATGGCTCTGCAAAACGAAAATGCTGAGCTTAAG ACAAAACTTGAGAGCCTCTCGTCCCAGAATCTCATAACATCCGACTCACTCAATCCTGAATCCCCTCAGAAACGTTCAAAGCCAAGGGCTTCGGTCACTGCTGCAGACCTTCGCGATCTCGAAACTCAAGTGGACAACCTCAAAATGCAATTAGCAAACACCAAGCGAGAATATGATAAGGCTATTAACGAAAAACTTGCGGCCGAGGTCTCCGCCCGAAAGACCGCCGAGAGGTTTGAAAATGAGATGTACGAGCTTAACGGGGAGCTTGAGTATTACCGCCGTTCTGATGGAGGAGCAGACATGAAGCAGATGGATGAGCTCAAGAAAGCGGCTCAAGCCGCTAGagcagagaaggaggaacTGAGTAAGCAGTTGGCGGAGAAGGAGCAAGAAATTGGGAGACAAGTTTCCGAGATGGCTAAACTGGAAAAAGAGGCCCAACTGGTGCAAAAGCTGAAGGAAGAGCTTGAGGAAGGAAAACAGTCTCGGCAACAGCTTGAAGCTGCCTCTAACAGCGCATCCTTTGTTGATGAGGCTTCCCTCGCCAAGATCAATGCTCTCGAGGTTGAGCTTGTAAGGGCTAAGGCCGTTTCGACCGCCGGCGGCTCAAGATCAGGAGACTTTGAACTTCGTCAGGTACGTCGAGACTTGCAAAAAGCGTTGCGAAGCAAGGAATATCTTGAAAGCCTGGTCAAGGAGAATGATGAACTTTTGGCtgagaaggatgaggagcTTGCTAGGATGAGAGCCGCCATTCCTTTGCCTGGGAGCCCTTCACTTAGCCCGCAAACTTCTGATCCTGGTCTTGTGGAGGCActtgaggaggaaaaggCAGCATTGGTTGAAGACCTCGAAAAGCAGGCTCATAAGTATGAGGAAGAGATTATGAGGATTGAGGTGCAGCTTGCCGAGAGAACAAGGGAATTAGGAGTTTTGAGAGAATCAGAGCAGCTTCTCAGAGGGCAATACTTGCGAGGGCAGACCGAAATTGAG AACATTAAGGCCCAACACCAATCTATAACAGTTGATCTCCAAAATGCTCGTAACGATCTTTCCGTCAAAGAAGCCAATGCTCAACAGGTCATCGAACAACTtgctcaagctcaagcGACTTTGAACGAACACCAGGCtgcctctgcctctgccCGAGAGGAAGCCTCTGCTACCGCCGGACAACTTAATGTACTTAGAGTTTCACTTGAGAACAAAACACGAGAGCTCGAGGAGGCTCTTCAGCAGCGGAAGACTCTCGAGGCCAGCCTTGCTAGCAGGTCCGACGACGATGCTGAGTTTGATGAGCATGTGTTGTCCATTAAGGGATTGCAGGACGAAATCAGCAGGGTGTCACAAGAACTTTCTGACAGCGCAGCGGCGAATGCACAGCTCATTACCCGACTTGCCGTGTCTGAAGAGATTCGAGAGGCCGCAGAGAAGATGGTGCAGGAGCTGGAGCAAAAGGTTTCAGACTCCCAGCAAAAGGCTGAAGTTTCCATGGAGGAATTGGAAGTTTACCGAGCACAATCTAAGGAAACGATTTC ATCTTTGAATACACAGCTGGAGACTCTCAATGCCGAGCTCACGTCGCTGGAACAACTCATACAGGACAAAACCACAGAACTTGCTGATGTTAACGCTTTGTCAGAACGGACAAATTGCCGACTTGCAGAGTCTGATGCTACTGTCGCTACTCTTCGAAACGAAATAGCACAGTTGGGGGATAAGGTTGTCAGGGAAAGTAACGAGGAACGGATCCAGCTCCGTAAGGAAAAGGAAGCGTTGAAGCAAGCCCTGCAGTTGGCCAAGGAGGAGCACGAGTCAAAGTTCGCTGCTATCCAAGCTGATTCTCAGAGAGCATTGTCAAATTCCCAGACTCGCATCGATACTTTCCAAAACTCGATCCAGGATATTCCTCGACCTAACACTAAAAAAGATGTCTACGAAATCCAGAAGCTTGAAGAGAAAATCGGCCGCCTTCGAATTGAGCGAGATGAGCTTCGGCATAACATCTCTTTCGTGCAGAACGAAAGACACTTTGCCGTTCGAGCAGCGAATGCTGAGAAGGAAACAGCCATTGAGGAAGTTGGAAAAGCTCGTGAAGAACTGAAGAGGAAGTCTGCGGTTTGTGAGCGATTGCaagaggagattgaggagTGTCGAGCGGCGTTGGCTAAAAAGGATGGCGAGATCGGTAGCGCCATCGCGACAACTCAGGAAGCTGCAAACGAGAAAGAGAAGCTTGCCAACCAGCTCGCTAACCTTGAGCATGAGCTATCTTTGTCTCGTGAAGCTGCATCAATTCAGCAAGCTCGAATCTCTGAGCTTGAATCACAGTTACAAGCCCAAGAAGATAATCTCAGAAAGGTTGAAGCTCGAGCTGAAGTGCTTCAAACGGAGCTCACCAACGTGCTTCATCATGTGGCACAGAGCAAGAAGCTCAGCGATAGGCCAGAGTCTAGGGGTTCCGTGCcggaagaggaggatggtgaTCTGCCAAAAGACTTGGCGGCAACAGTTCCTTCCGAGAACCGAAGACACTCTCACAGGCGTTCCACTTCTGGTATGTCCATCACAATGTTGCAGAACCTGCAAACAGAGAGAAACCTGCAGGCCAAGATCGATAGGCGGGACG CTCGGATCACGCTTCTCGCCAATGATCTTAGCAAAGCCAAGGCCAATCTTACACTCTTGCAGTCCGCCCAAGAAGAGACCATGGTTGAGAACGCggagcttgaagaagaacgTGAAAGACTACTCTCCCAACTCCATGAGATCAGGGCTCAAGAAGCAGACCCAAAGGCCTTGCAGGACTCCATTTTGGCTTTGATTTTGCATCATCGGTATGTCAGAGACCTGGAATCGCAATTGCGCCTCGCTCGAGAAACTCTCCGCAGATCTCGAGAGGCTGAGCGTCAATCACTCGCTTCAGAAACAGAGGCAAAGGAGAAGAATGTTGCGAATGACAAGCGCATCGCGGAGCTTGAGTATGAGAAGACTGAGGTAGAAACTCAGCTTCAGTCAGCCAAGGCCAGCGAGGGGCTTGTCCGCAAAGAGCTTGAAGATGCTCGTGCCGCTGTTGACAATCTTCGATCCCAACTCACTAAGGCCGAAAGTGCCAGCGTCTTAGCTGCTGAATCTGTTTTGAGCTTTGCTACCGCTGAAGCTCAGATCGCGGAGAAAAAGGAACATATCCGCGAGATTGCTGCACAGAACGCAGAACTTGTCTCTAAACTCGAGAAGTTAGAGGAGGAACTAGCAACTAACAATCTCGAAAAGGAAGCGAAAACTGAAGCCTTGGCCTCTAAGGTGGCTGAACTGGAGCGAAAGGTTGCGGAAGAAGGCGCCGAGTTGGAACGAGTGACACAAGAGAAGGAGCAATTACTTGAGGAGCTGACCGCGGCGGAGAAGGCGTTGGCGGATGGCTTTGCGGATGCGGAGACTCAAAAAGAAACATTGGAGACTACAAGGCGTGAACTGGATGAACGCCTTGCTCAACTGGGCCATGATATGGAGGGCAAATCTTCTGAACTCGAAGAAATGATCAATAAATCAAATGCTCTCGTTGCTGAGCTTGCTGTGGAGCAATCAAAATCGCGTCACGCCGTAGTCGCACTTGAAGAACACCAAGGCACGATCTCGCAACTTCAGAACGATATCTCCACTCTCCAGAAAGCCTCTCAAGATGTCGACAGCGAACGACAGACTCTTCGCGCTCAAATGTCTGACTTTGAAGAAAAGGTAGCAGCCGCTGAGCAAAGGATTCGAGAGCTTCACGCAGAGGTCGATCAATGCGTGGGAGAGACAGAGCAAGTAAAGAAGGAGTTGGTTGATGTGTCTAGTCAGTTGGAAAAAACCTTAGCCGAGAAGGAAGACCTTAAGGCCGAAAGAGCGAGGGAGATGGAGCAAGCCGCAGAGGCTCGAATGGGCATGGAAAAGGTTTTGGCTGAAAGGGAGCAAGAGATCAACAAACT TACTAACGACTTACGCATCACCCACGACGAGCTCACGGCAGCCACGAACAAGTTCGAACAAGCTGTTGAGGAGTTTGCCTCCAGGCAGGCTGATATGGACAATCTCAAGGCTGAGAACATGAAAGTCAAACAGGATCTCGCTAAGGCGACGATCTCCTCTGTCTCCACAGGTGATAAGCAGCTTGTTGCGGATTTGAAGGAGCGAATCGAAG ATCTTGAGGCCTCACTTACTCAAAAAAATCAAGAGGTCGATGAAGCCGATGATCAGACTCGAGAGGCATTCAAGGCCAATGCTAAGCTTGAGCGGAAGATTGGCAAGCTTCAAAGACAGCTTGATCAGGCTCAGCTAGAGCTCAACACCGCTCTTAACAAGCTCATGGGCAGCCAACCAGTCGCTCCAGCCCCTGTTGCTCGCTCCCAGCCTGCACCTCTCGTAACAGCTCAGAGGATGGCGATGCCCCCTCCGCCAATACCTACCACGGCCCCGCCTCAATCCCCAGCGCTGTCAACTACTACTACACGGACGCCCCATACAATTATCCCTAATATCTTCTCCCCTCCAACCGCTCCAAGCTCAGGGCAAAAGCGTCTACGAGAGGCTGATGATGCTGAATTGGTCCCTAAACCCGCTGAAGCTATCATGGTTCCGCCTGCATCGGTCATCTCCCCTCGCAAGCCGCTCGGCACGCGACCTAGATTCACTCCTCAAAGAGGTATCTCCGACAAAGCTTATGTCTCCATGCCAATAGGCGTAAATGCAAATATGGCTGGTGAGAAGGCAGTTGACGGATTAAAAAAACCGATAGATGCTGGAAGGAATATCTTCGCGAGACCGCCATCGGTATCGAATGATCCGATCAAGCGAACTGGATTTCCTGAACCTCCAACTCGTACACCCTTCGGTACTATGCCTAGAAACCCATCATAG
- a CDS encoding U4/U6-U5 snRNP complex subunit SNU66 (Similar to TIGR gene model, INSD accession AAW45587.1): MSMNKESLTDEEAIQLRLQLGLSAPGVAAADGGEPPVDTDAIAEENYAQRKAEMKREKEERELKERIEKARNKSALNAKLKGATLSAPSTDDSLDAKSWIKKQKKREKQRAREIAAMQARDKEEQDRLMYGEEDLAGLKVGHGVEEFEEGEDVILTLKDTGVLEGGEDELQNVNLVEDAAIKAAKERKRKAQQAYTGYDDEEFDENRIGRRADVLGKYDEDFASGKVRTEGFRLGAPVEKKMKVQDEDEGMGIAPAQKVKLSLDYTKEFEVSDYAKEGEAGFKKPKKKKAKRSTRRAEAEEDTMEVDGEPTFTRRVVTEGPDNLVDDDDLQAALSRARRANAKKKPKVKPEDVAAQIAQRKQEEGEQVKEEEDGEDDGRITFDETSEFVRNVSLESWAVSVKRERISPPPSGVTPTAAEVGPSEEPVVVKIERREEGEVDDEDDEMGEEDADLAEIAAREGMSLEEYREKIDRQMKEMEDMKKEAKDEDEPEPTVGHGMAGVLALLRHQGALKARTAEDEERERVQKQKDLWLADYRRRMAQRELERIQARGGNKDQAQREWENRMREQQEARDALDIYKNYKPDVTIAYHDEFGRQMTPKEAWKSLSHKFHGKTSGRMKTEKRLKKIAEERKQLTMNSSDTPLGMTDAFSRRQQMTGEAHMVLSVGNKQSVQAGSSRRR, from the exons ATGTCCATGAACAAGGAATCCCTCACAGATGAGGAAGCTATCCAGCTCCGTCTCCAACTCGGTCTTTCAGCTCCCGGCGTTGCTGCAGCAGATGGCGGCGAACCACCTGTCGACACAGATGCCATCGCGGAGGAGAACTATGCGCAAAGGAAAGCAGAAATGAAGCgcgagaaggaggagagggagcTCAAGGAGCGTATAGAGAA AGCTCGTAACAAGTCCGCCCTCAATGCCAAACTCAAGGGTGCAACTCTCTCCGCTCCCTCGACGGACGATAGCCTCGATGCCAAGTCGtggatcaaaaagcaaaagaagcGTGAAAAACAACGAGCGCGGGAGATTGCTGCGATGCAAGCTCGAGACAAGGAGGAACAGGACAGGCTGATGTatggggaagaagatctCGCGGGCCTTAAGGTTGGACATGGGGTAGAGGAatttgaagaaggagaggatgtAATCCTCACATTGAAGGATACTGGTGTGTTAGAAGGTGGGGAAGATGAGCTGCAAAACGTCAATCTTGTCGAAGATGCTGCGATCAAAGCTGCCAAGGAGAGAAAACGCAAAGCCCAGCAAGCGTACACGGGGTATGACGATGAAGAGTTTGACGAGAATCGGATCGGGCGGCGAGCGGATGTGTTGGGCAAGTATGATGAGGACTTTGCCAGCGGGAAGGTTAGAACGGAGGGATTTAGGCTGGGAGCACCTGtggaaaagaagatgaaggttcaggatgaggatgaagggaTGGGCATTGCCCCAGCTCAAAAAGTCAAGCTTAGTTTGGACTACACAAAAGAGTTTGAAGTGTCGGACTACGCCAAGGAAGGCGAGGCGGGGTTCAAGAAGCCCAAG AAAAAGAAGGCCAAACGATCTACCCGCCGTGCCGAAGCGGAAGAGGATACCATGGAAGTTGACGGCGAACCCACATTCACCCGAAGAGTGGTAACCGAGGGTCCAGATAACCTTGTTGACGACGACGATCTACAAGCTGCCCTTTCTCGTGCCAGACGTGCTAACGCTAAGAAGAAGCCCAAGGTTAAACCTGAAGATGTTGCTGCGCAGATTGCCCAGCGGAAgcaagaggaaggagagcaagtcaaggaggaagaggatggagaggacGATGGAAGAATCACATTTGACGAGACGTCTGAATTTGTCAGAAACGTGTCTTTGGAGTCTTGGGCCGTTTCTGTCAAGCGCGAGCGCATTTCTCCCCCGCCATCTGGGGTAACCCCTACTGCTGCTGAGGTTGGTCCATCCGAAGAACCTGTCGTGGTCAAGATTGAACGCcgtgaagaaggagaagttgacgacgaggatgatgagatgggtgaagaagatgcgGATCTCGCGGAAATTGCTGCCAGGGAAGGGATGTCACTTGAAGAATATAGAGAGAAGATCGATAGACAGATgaaggaaatggaagaCATGAAAAAGGAAGCGAAAGATGAG GATGAACCCGAACCCACTGTTGGCCATGGTATGGCTGGTGTCCTGGCCCTTCTTCGACATCAAGGTGCCCTCAAAGCTCGCACAGCCGAAGACGAAGAGCGCGAGCGCGTGCAAAAGCAAAAGGACTTGTGGCTCGCAGATTACCGTCGACGTATGGCGCAGCGCGAGTTGGAGAGAATTCAGGCCAGGGGCGGCAACAAGGATCAGGCACAGAGGGAGTGGGAAAACAGGATGCGGGAGCAGCAAGAGGCAAGGGATGCTTTGGATATCTACAAGAACTACAAGCCTGACGTGACTATTGCGTATCACGACGAGTTTGGAAGGC AAATGACACCCAAGGAAGCATGGAAGAGTCTTTCCCACAAGTTCCACGGCAAGACCTCAGGTCGAATGAAGACCGAAAAGCGCCTCAAGAAGATTGCCGAGGAGCGCAAACAACTCACCATGAATTCCTCAGATACTCCTCTCGGTATGACGGACGCCTTTTCTCGTCGACAGCAAATGACCGGTGAGGCGCACATGGTTTTGAGTGTTGGAAACAAGCAGTCAGTGCAGGCGGGTAGCAGCAGAAGACGTTAG